From the genome of Enoplosus armatus isolate fEnoArm2 chromosome 21, fEnoArm2.hap1, whole genome shotgun sequence, one region includes:
- the LOC139304471 gene encoding suppressor of tumorigenicity 14 protein yields MRTLPKSKTCEVYCVSGHGHSGCSAAQGDLKEPTQSLSPPTKPEEQAEQKVEGGRAPAYGSWRRWMLGLLPFFPFTAAIALTLHFLTSPPSSVFFLGGSVEFPNLSFTSELTDSTSPQFRLQAQALNHYFSDLYEASPWSSYYLHSGITAFSEGAEGLNVFYWSKFSAPDDVATAIRRSSPERLQRRLPGSNKVLRDGRNEQRYYMEQDDNMLHLLGLDPDDFESEEKSDKSKNPNSIQSGKWQLGFQAMSFDLYAKYGNNRTLSLVSPKKPYYQWRLRVPSGHVVRLVILTLHGATPGSCTAHKLSAYDFLLPLQNKIIARWCGLPVSGSSPVMKLTSSGNVMLVTFSFSRQRDGAIFKAYFQAIPKAGCGGSISSWNGSISSPYYPSYYPPNIDCTWTLRAPLPGYLISMTIVTMDIQDSPSSDGCEKDWLDIGGVKLCNPVSDSSKKRVYSSPLSLHFHSDESLTHKGFSLLYRAFSPEGTCPRQFRCGDGRCIPLRKVCDGVKDCSDGRDEVRCSSCRPGEVLCGNGQCRPQSSQCVSQSSCADSSEEGNCGGKCYHVCPNKVCLPKSSVCDGVIDCKDRSDELNCTRAYFKGCSSSSYKCANGKCVSKVNPECDGVKDCFDSSDELRCGCGTRPRKRTKIVGGSDAGAGSWPWQVSLQMDRYGHVCGATLVSSRWLISAAHCFQDSDAIKYSDARAWRAYMGMRVMTTGNNGAATRPIRRILLHPQYDQFTSDYDIALLELSAPVFFNDLVQPVCVPAPSHSFTTGTSCYVTGWGVLMEDGELASRLQEASVKIINRNTCNKLYDDAVTPRMLCAGNLQGGVDACQGDSGGPLVCLERGRRWFLAGIVSWGEGCARLNRPGVYTQVVKFTDWIHQQTKGQV; encoded by the exons ATGAGGACTCTCCCCAAAAGCAAAACTTGCGAAGTGTACTGCGTCTCCGGGCATGGACACTCAGGCTGCTCCGCTGCACAG GGGGACTTGAAGGAGCCCACCCAGTCACTGAGCCCCCCCACGAAGCCTGAGGAGCAGGCAGAGCAGAAGGTGGAGGGGGGGCGAGCTCCAGCCTATGGCTCCTGGAGAAGATGGATGTTAGGTCTCCTGCCTTTCTTTCCCTTCACTGCCGCCATTGCACTGACTCTCCACTTCTTAACAT ctccgCCCTCCTCAGTGTTCTTCCTCGGTGGCAGCGTGGAGTTCCCAAACCTGAGCTTCACCTCAGAGCTGACTGACTCCACCTCCCCTCAGTTCCGCCTGCAGGCTCAGGCTTTGAACCATTAT ttctCAGATCTCTACGAGGCCTCGCCGTGGAGCTCTTACTACCTGCACTCAGGAATTACTGCCTTCAG TGAAGGAGCGGAAGGGCTCAACGTCTTCTACTGGAGTAAATTCTCCGCCCCGGACGACGTTGCAACAGCGATCCGGAGGTCCAGTCCAGAGAGGCTGCAGCGCAGGCTCCCTGGCAGCAACAAGGTGCTGCGGGACGGCCGCAACGAGCAGCGCTACTACATGGAGCAGGATGACAACATGCTCCACCTGCTGG GTTTAGACCCTGACGACTTTGAATCCGAAGAAAAATCAGACAAGAGTAAGAATCCAAACAGCATCCAGAGTGGGAAGTGGCAGCTTGGCTTCCAAG CGATGTCCTTTGACCTCTATGCCAAATATGGCAACAACCGCACCCTGAGCCTTGTGAGTCCCAAGAAGCCGTACTATCAGTGGCGTCTTCGTGTGCCATCGGGTCATGTGGTTCGACTGGTCATCCTCACCCTGCACGGTGCCACGCCAGGAAGCTGCACCGCCCACAAGCTCTCAGCCTACGACTTCTTACTGCCATTACAGAACAAGATCATCGCCAG GTGGTGTGGGCTGCCTGTTTCGGGTTCGTCTCCTGTCATGAAGCTGACATCCTCTGGGAATGTGATGCTGGTGACCTTCTCCTTCAGCAGACAGAGGGATGGAGCAATCTTCAAAGCATACTTCCAAGCCATCCCAAAAGCAG GTTGTGGCGGGTCAATTTCCTCCTGGAACGGCTCTATTTCCTCCCCCTACTACCCTTCCTATTACCCTCCTAACATAGACTGCACCTGGACACTACGG GCGCCGTTGCCAGGATACCTGATCTCCATGACGATCGTGACGATGGACATTCAGGATTCCCCGTCATCAGACGGCTGTGAGAAAGACTGGCTGGACATCGGAGGGGTCAA ACTGTGCAATCCAGTTTCAGACAGCAGCAAAAAGCGAGtctactcctctcctctctccctccacttccATTCGGATGAATCTCTCACTCACAAGGGCTTCTCCTTGCTCTACCGTGCCTTCTCTCCAGAGGGCA cctGTCCTCGGCAGTTTCGCTGTGGAGATGGACGCTGCATCCCTCTGAGGAAGGTGTGTGATGGAGTGAAAGACTGCTCAGATGGACGGGACGAGGTTAGATGCT CATCCTGCAGGCCAGGTGAAGTGTTGTGTGGGAATGGCCAGTGCAGGCCTCAGAGCAGCCAGTGTGTGAGCCAGAGCTCATGTGCTGACAGCAGCGAAGAGGGCAACTGTG gAGGTAAATGTTACCACGTGTGTCCCAACAAGGTCTGTTTGCCAAAGTCTTCCGTGTGTGACGGTGTTATTGACTGCAAAGACCGCAGTGATGAACTCAACTGTACCAGAGCGT ACTTTAAAGGCTGCTCATCATCCTCATACAAATGTGCCAACGGAAAGTGTGTAAGTAAAGTTAACCCTGAGTGTGATGGAGTCAAAGACTGCTTTGACAGCTCTGATGAACTGCGCTGTG GTTGTGGCACCAGGCCCAGGAAGCGTACTAAGATAGTGGGTGGCTCTGATGCTGGGGCGGGGTCATGGCCATGGCAGGTCAGCCTCCAGATGGACCGCTACGGCCACGTTTGTGGAGCCACACTGGTCTCCAGCCGCTGGCTCATCTCTGCAGCTCACTGCTTCCAGGACTCAGATGCAATTAA ATACTCGGATGCTCGTGCGTGGCGAGCCTACATGGGAATGCGTGTGATGACTACGGGGAATAACGGAGCAGCCACCAGACCAATCCGCCGGATCCTCCTCCACCCGCAGTACGACCAGTTCACCTCTGACTACGACATCGCCCTTCTCGAGCTCAGTGCGCCCGTCTTCTTCAACGACTTGGTGCAGCCTGTGTGCGTCCCCGCGCCCTCACACAGCTTCACAACAGGCACCAGCTGCTACGTCACAGGCTGGGGGGTCCTCATGGAGGACG GCGAACTGGCCTCTCGCTTACAAGAGGCCTCAGTGAAGATCATCAACAGGAACACTTGTAACAAGCTGTATGACGATGCTGTCACTCCCAGGATGCTGTGCGCTGGGAACCTGCAGGGAGGGGTGGACGCCTGCCAG GGTGACTCAGGAGGGCCGTTGGTGTGTCTGGAGCGAGGCAGACGGTGGTTCCTGGCGGGGATCGTGAGCTGGGGTGAGGGCTGTGCGAGGCTGAACCGTCCCGGTGTCTACACACAGGTGGTCAAGTTCACTGACTGGATCCATCAGCAGACTAAAGGACAGGTGTGA